A genomic stretch from Anomalospiza imberbis isolate Cuckoo-Finch-1a 21T00152 chromosome 9, ASM3175350v1, whole genome shotgun sequence includes:
- the TSPAN1 gene encoding tetraspanin-1 — MGCFTFIKVMMILFNLAIFLSGGTLLGVGIWVKVDGESFLKIFGTLSSSILQVVNVAYLLIVIGAILLVIGFLGCYGAQKESKCLLMMFFSVVLIIFIAEVAAAVVALVFTGLAETLLTGLVTPLLKEKYGVNDTFTEIWDVTMTKVHCCGLNNYTDFNNSYFYETHKGYPRQCCGMQSTCNSTVAAEMAVQGCFKQILEEIRTNAGVAGGVAAGIAALEIASMAVSMYLYCRLDEK, encoded by the exons ATGGGGTGCTTCACCTTTATCAAGGTCATGATGATCCTCTTCAACCTGGCCATCTTC CTCAGTGGTGGGACCCTCCTGGGAGTTGGCATCTGGGTCAAAGTGGACGGAGAGTCattcctgaaaatatttggGACGCTCTCCTCTAGCATCCTGCAGGTTGTGAATGTGGCTTATCTCCTCATAGTCATTGGTGCCATCCTGCTGGTGATCGGCTTCCTCGGGTGCTACGGTGCTCAGAAGGAGAGCAAATGTCTCCTGATGATG TTCTTCTCAGTGGTGCTGATCATCTTCATTGCTGAAGTTGCTGCTGCCGTGGTGGCTCTGGTCTTCACAGGTCTT GCAGAGACGTTACTGACAGGTCTGGTGACCCCGCTCCTGAAGGAGAAGTATGGGGTGAATGACACATTCACAGAAATCTGGGATGTCACCATGACAAAG GTTCACTGCTGTGGCCTGAATAACTACACAGACTTCAACAACTCCTACTTCTATGAGACACACAAGGGCTACCCCAGACAGTGCTGTGGCATGCAGAGCACCTGCAACAGCACGGTGGCTGCAGAAATGGCTGTCCAG GGCTGTTTCAAACAGATCTTGGAAGAAATCAGGACCAATGCAGGAGTGGCGGGTGGCGTGGCAGCCGGCATCGCTGCCTTGGAG ATTGCCTCCATGGCAGTTTCCATGTACCTGTACTGTCGGCTGGATGAGAAGTGA